The genomic interval GGTCACAAACTACAACTAACAGCACAATCTATGATAATGTCCAAGTATAATAAaggagaaaattatgatttttggaCTATAAAATTGGAAACTTTGTTTACCTCATTGGATGTCTCAGAGTCTGAACTCTAAGACatccttcattttcttccaatttATGCTAAATAGACAACAACAGAATGTACACATCAGCACAAACTTCAATACAACTCACTAATATTTTCATGCAAAGATTAAAGTCAAgctaaaactgaaattaaattgTTCACATGCTGAAGTAAAATATCACTATATCATATGGAGATCTTTATGATGGgggattaaataattttgaatatgaaGAGAATACAAGAATCCACAAAAATCATTTCCCACTACTATGGATGCTCTAGAAGTATGATTTTACAAACATTTATGAATGGATGCTCCttgttttttaaacaaaataattggtTATCAGGCAAAAATGTTACAAATATATGCTCACAACGAGTAGCTCAGTACAAGTAATCATGGAAAAAATGTCATCCAGTAGcaacaaatgaaaaacaaaaactagaaaATGTCTGATATGTGCAAATGAATAAACTATTTACCGTAGGAACTTCAATGAGTTTGTGGTTGGAATCCTTGCTGAAATCCTCCACCCCATCAAAGCTCAACCAACGGTCTCTTTGGCCCCAACATATTGTGGTTCGAACTTTCCAATTTTTGTCCTTTAATATTCTATGCATATCCTCCACATATCTCTAAAGGAAAAAGTGAATCAAGCAAACACCACAATCTTACTAAATAGCAGAAAagcaaaacattattttatatttatattctctGCACAAAGAATGTAACTTGCAACTTTCGAGATACTAAGGCACTTAGAAAAGCTTGGGAAAGTATTTTGGACAGTGCAGTACAATGGTATTTGCATTTGTGAAATTTGAACAGAAAAAAACTAATGTAAAATCTCTGCCAGACACAGGTTTGAATCCAATTCATTTCGCTGGTTATTCATTGATAAATCATCTTAAGTATTAATTATCACAATAAACAGAATGAGGATATCTTGAAATGCAAACATAAAATCTTAATGTTCAATGTCTACAGATTTTCTGTTTCTTATATAATATGCTActcaactttcttatttttactcAATGTGAGATTTTCAACTCATACTtggatttttaataatttcttccTAAAGTGAGTTGGGTTTTGCTATGGGTTTCTACCAGGACATACTTGTCCACCCATTTATCTCAACACACTACTCATACTTGGATTCTTAAGAGGCTAGTGGTGAGGCTTTGAACTCAATGTGATCAATTGAGACCTGTTGCTAGAAATGAATCAAGCTTGGTTCAACTTGATTCGATTTAAGCTTGTGAATGACTCACTCAAAGTTGTTCatcatttattcttttaattaataaattgacaTGAAATCAGTTATCAAGTGTAATAATATCAAATGCACTAATATATACAAGGAGCTAGTTCATGAACCTTTCCATAGATTAAGTTTACCTCACCAGGAGCTTAATTTTTAACTCAAATTTAGCTCATTTGGTTCATGAACTTATGAGGTAATCATGGAATTTAGTTTCAAACTTGTTTGAGTTTGATAGGTGTCTAGAATTACTAAAGAATAACAAGACAAATTCTTGGATGATCTTTTAGAAAATAGAACAGAGCTGTTCTACCAATGTGGTAAGAACAAGAACAACCACGTACAACACTCAAGGTCTTTCGAGAGGACCTGTCTCTCCTGACTTTTCTGTTTACACAACACTCCAAAATCTCCTAACAAAACCCTGACATAGACTGTATATAATAGTATGTTATACAGCACAACTGCAGGAGGTTATAACTACCTGCTACCTTTATTTCTTCAAACATAGACCTTGCTACTAAACCTATCAATACCCCTTCCATGATGTTTCACCTCGTCCTCAATGTGAAATGCAGGGGAACTTCTTACTAATGGTAGCTGCTGCTTCCTTCTCTTGGCCCCATTTAATCACAAAACATGATCCTTCTAGCTTAAAATCATTCAACAACGTTTTCGAGGAAGATTCTGATTGAAACTTAGGGACAACAGCCACCTTGAATGCCTTCCACGTAGGATTTGGATTGCAGGTTTCCCACGTCTGAAACCAATTCAAAGCAACTATGACAGGATGCATTCTTTCCTCCTCACTCACTGCTTTCAATCGAAAATATCTTATAGTCTGTCTGTTAGTCCTACCATAGGCCTCCTGTCCTGCAAAAACAGGGATGTCCAGTTTTCTCCATTTTGAGGAAGATATTGCCGTACTTTTCTCTTCCTCCCAACGTCACCCATTGCCTGCATTCATCACTGAAACAGTTTCACCCTTGTTAGCACTGCAAGACATTGTTTCTACCACCACGGTGAGCCCTCTAATGATGTCTTCCAAACGCTGGAAGTGCTAATGATTATAATTTTCCTGTCTTTCATGATCTTGCATGAATTCTTGCATCATCTTTTTCACCACATCTAATCTGGATTCCATTCTTGTATTCACCATGCTCCACATTGCTTCCATAAGACCAAGAAAGAGGCTCTGAATACCAATTGATAGGTATCCAAAATTACTAGAGAATTCTAAGACAGATTCTTTGATGATTTATTAGAAAACAGAACAGAACTGTTCTACCAATGTGGTAAGAACAGTAACAACCACATACAACACTCAAGGTCTTTCGAGAGGACCTGTCTCTCTTGACTTTTCCCTTTACAAAATAGTCCAAAAACTTCCttacaaaaacttaaaatagaCTATATATAATGGTCTGTTATACAGCACATGCAGGAGATTATAACTACATGCTACCTTTATTTCTTCTAACAGCACAACTATAGGAAGTTATAACTACCTGCTACCTTTATTTCTTCTAACATAGACCTTGTCACTAATCCTATCAGAGTTGTTTGGGTTCATTGTTAGCCCTAGATATGGCATATGCTGACCATAGAAAAGGGGAACATATCCTCTCCCTAATCTTCCCTCTGcctaagaaaaacaaagaaaaatgatagACTCCACCAAAGAAATGTTTCCATACATTTAGAGGCTGAGGCTGCTATATCAGACAACGCAAGCATAtagtttttaactttattttgagAAGGTCTATGATCCTTTTCTGGACAAGGTTAAGTAAAGGGTATCAAGAAGATGAGcctgccaaaaaaaaaaaaatttgcttCCATATATAGGGTATCCAAATTCTGAACTCCTGAGAAAACCAAACAGAagaacaaaattttgttaaaagcCAGTGATAGAGTAAATTTTAagtgttaacaattttttaccAGGTTATAGAATTTAGATCTAATCAAAAGCTGATGAACACAGAAAATTATTGCTATGAAAAAGTAGTTATAGAAATGATCTTATACTTTTCTAGTACTTCATTTAGGGAACTGTCGGTAAAAACTAACAGAAATTATGGCcaatggaataaaataaagctATACATACTAATATAGAAGAAAGTTTTCATTCAATTTGGTGTCAACTAGTTTTCAAACACACCCTCATTGACCATTTTCTCAATATGTTTAGTGAAAATACATGTGAATCAATAGAACCGATtcaataaatgtaaattttcaCCTTGAGGTCTTTCGACATGCTCCTGCTAATTGCATTTAGTGCAAAGCCTGAGGAACCAGATGTAAGATAGGGACGTCTATAGACCATtgcatcttcttctttcattttatagGGACCACAGCTTGTTAGAGCTTTGTCACTGGCCCTTAATGGATCCTGATTATGCACAGATTATGTCAGTAAAACTTTTAGGGACCAACCACACTATTAATTCAAGTAAAAGGCACTTATTAAAACTTCAGCAagatttatacaaattttataccTGTGAAAATATTTCACCTAGCAGAAAGTTGCTGAATATGGACAATGTTGATGGGAGCTTGGCATGTTGAGCTGTTAGCTTATAAAATAAGAAGGAATTCAAGGTGATAACTGTTAAGAAGTACTTAGGAAGGTACTTCAGAAAGATACTgatattaaaatagaatgaaaCTAAGTCAAGAAACAAGTTCCTTTTACAAGAAAAAACTAGAACAATGATGTGAGCTTACATGCAGAAGATGATGTGAAGTTTCTAGCATATGAAGAAAAATGAGGTTGTATGACATTAAAATAAGGGAAACTTCTCCTTTGATTGATGATATCATGGTAGAATGAGTTTTGCAGTAAGACTAAATTGAATTTGACAGTTAAAACAAACATACAGGTGGATTAAGGAGTATTAAGTTGCTGAGCTTGTCCTGGTGAATGCTGGCATACTTAACTACAACAGGCGAAAAATATCCCTGTGAGCAAAGAAGATTAAAGAACTTCCTATCACATGTCAAAGAACAGCTAATTTTGGCAAGaagatttatactttttttcaaCTAAGGCAAACTTACCTGGACAACAAGAGAGACTTTAGTAGCAGCTAGTTCATCAATAAGTGACTCCAATGATGACACATATTCTGCAGGacagaacaaaaacaacacattcTAGACACCTTTTTTGTCAAAACATGAATTTTCATAAACCACCAGTTACTATTTAAGAGAAGACACTAAAGAAATTACCATCTAGAGTGTAGTCAAACCCATATCTGGGTTGAGGCTTATCAGAAAACCCGAATCCTGAGAGAAAAGAATTAAGGGAGTGATCATTTCCGATTCTGCAGTTGTAAATTAATAAGCTAAGGAAATTTCGGTAAAAGTGttaaaaaagaatgagaaaaacATGAATCCATCTAGTGGATAAATTggttgaataaaaatttataaatgagaCAAGTCATTACGCACAGATTGAAGCACAAGTCTCCTAATTTAGAGATAAATCAAAGGCTCCTCTTCATGGATAATGACATAATTGAATAAGGAACACACCAAACAAAAATGTGGCCCTCAATACATATTGTTCTGAAAGAGATTGCATTAGTTGCAATGAAGAGGAGATTTACACAGGTACAATATAATACTAAAAGGTTGTTCCAGTGTACAAGACTAAAGTAATTCTTGTGAAATCCTTTCATGAGTCATGATGATTCTAGCATCAATCAATTCAGTATGTGATTAAAAATCCATGAAGTAATCAATGACAAAGCATAGCTCAGAAAGAACC from Vigna radiata var. radiata cultivar VC1973A chromosome 9, Vradiata_ver6, whole genome shotgun sequence carries:
- the LOC106774291 gene encoding uncharacterized hydrolase YNR064C isoform X2, with the translated sequence MQDYLLDAPVSIGDGFSFSGGKYSEGPSPSDEWFKQGKMVKAYSIPGSGEKAKDPIFGLAMGAGSQATGDRFRWFCVKSGSADNPPVILIHGFPSQAYSYRKVLPVLSKDYHAIAFDWLGFGFSDKPQPRYGFDYTLDEYVSSLESLIDELAATKVSLVVQGYFSPVVVKYASIHQDKLSNLILLNPPLTAQHAKLPSTLSIFSNFLLGEIFSQDPLRASDKALTSCGPYKMKEEDAMVYRRPYLTSGSSGFALNAISRSMSKDLKRYVEDMHRILKDKNWKVRTTICWGQRDRWLSFDGVEDFSKDSNHKLIEVPTAGHHVQEDCGEEVGQLICRIISRRT